The sequence below is a genomic window from Myxococcales bacterium.
CCGTCGTGGGCGCCGGATTCGCCGTCCAGTTGATGGGCGAATTCGTGGAAAACGACGTTGTTGCCGTCGTGCACATCGACCGCGCCCTTTTTGACGTCATCCCACGACAACACGACCTCACCGCGATGCCAGGATTCGCCCAGCCGGCCTTCATAGCCCTCCATCACCGTGCCGTCGGGCAATTTTTCGGTTTTTTTCACGAAATATTTGTGCGGATAGACCAGGATGGAGAACAGCGACGGATAGTAGTCGGTTTCGCGATGTAAAAGCAGGATGCAGGCCTGCGCGGCGATCGACACGCGGATCTCATCGGTCATTTCCAATCCGCCGAGCCCTTCGATCGTCTTTTCGTGCAGAAAAACCTGGATATGGCCCTGCAGCTCCCGCCGATCATCGGCCGAGAGAAGCCGGTAATAGGGTACCCGCTGTTCGAGGATTTCCAGCCAGGCGGCGGGAAACGGCATTTCCCGCCAACGCCGCCGCCGCCGTTTTTTTAAACCGAACATCCGAATACCTCATCTTTTTGGTGGATC
It includes:
- a CDS encoding zinc-dependent peptidase, with product MFGLKKRRRRRWREMPFPAAWLEILEQRVPYYRLLSADDRRELQGHIQVFLHEKTIEGLGGLEMTDEIRVSIAAQACILLLHRETDYYPSLFSILVYPHKYFVKKTEKLPDGTVMEGYEGRLGESWHRGEVVLSWDDVKKGAVDVHDGNNVVFHEFAHQLDGESGAHDGTPALPRLSMYGAWARVFTQEYKNLIDNLEHHRRTLISSYGATNPAEFFAVVTEAFFERPLALKRCHPDLYEQLRLFYQQDTAARLAGYHRQQAIAAAACPENRDEQTADG